The sequence GACTTCGCGATGACCGGGCACGGGCTGTGGGGGACGTATCCGCAGGTGCCGGCGCTGGACATCTATGAGGTCCGCCGCCGGGAGGGCAGGCCGGCGGTCACGACCCACGTGTACTGGGACGGGCGCGTCCGGCACCTGCGGCCCGCCGGATGACCGCAGCCGACCTGCCGCCGCAGCTGCGCGACTATCTGGCTCATCCCGCCCTCGCCCCGCTGTGGACCGCAGTCCGCCGCCGGCTGGAGGGCAACCGGCTCGCCGTCACCGGCGCCGTGTCGGTCGACCTGGACGACGCCGCCGCCGGCCGGCTATCCGGGCTGCTCGGCGGGCACCCGGTCCGGCCCGGCCGGCCGCGCATCCGGCTCGAGACCCTCGACGCGGCCTTGCGCCGCTCCATCGCCGGCTCCGGCCTGATCTCGGTGCTGACCGCGCTCGGCGGTCCCCTCACCGACCGCGCCGCCACCCGCGACCGGCGGCAGCAGGCGCAGGCGCAGCTGTGGTCGCAGATGGACGCCGGCCTGGCCGCCGCAGGGCTGGCTGAAGCGGGCTGGGTCCCGGCCTACCTCGAGGGCGTCCGCCGCGCCGGGCTGCTGACCCGCGCTGGCGCCGACGCCGCCACCGCGATCGAGCACGCCGTCCGCGCCCTGCAGCAGTTGGCGCCCGGCACGATCCTCACCGGCGCCGAAGAGCCCACCGAGCCGCGCCGGGAGCTGGCCGAACTCGCTGGCGCGGTGACCGGCGACGCGCACGGGCTGGATGACGACCGAATCGCATCCGCGCTCGTGCTCCGCGCGGCCTCGGCGGCCGCCGGTGACCCGGCGCCGTCGTCGGCCGCCGAGCGCCGCGCCGGGTGGGACCGGTTGGGCGTGACCACAGACCAGGTGTCGGGCACCGTCCTGGTCTGGGGCCTACGGCCCCCCGGGCCGCACCGGTGGGCGGCGCTCATGGGAGAGCGGGCCGATCTGGGCCTGGCGACCCACCTGACCCTGCAGGAGCTCCGCGCGATGGCCGGGCAACCGGTCGCCGTCGCCGGGCAGCGGGTCCACGCCTGCGAGAACCCGCAGGTGCTGCAGGCAGCGGCCCGGGCCGGCGTGCTCGGACCACTGGTCTGCTTCGCCGGGAACCCAGCCGCGGCCGGGCTGCAGATGCTGGGGCGACTCCTCGCCGACGGCGTCGAAGTGGCCTACCACGGCGACTTCGACTGGCCGGGGATCCGCATCACCGGCCGGCTGCTGCAGCGTGGCGCGGTGCCGTGGCGCATGGGCGCCGCCGACTACGACGACGCCATCCGCGGACTCGATCCCGGCACCGGGCTGGCGCTGTCCGGGTCGCCGGCCGACACCCCGTGGGACCCGGCGCTCGGCGCGCGGATGCGCCACGTCGGGGTCGCCGCGCACGAGGAGTCCCTGCTCCCAACGCTGCTCCAGGACCTCCTGTGAAGGCCGCACGCGAAGCGGTCCGACGTTCGGGAGTCACCCTGGTTCTGCTCAGCCCCGCTGATCCCGCACCCACAGGAGGGCCACCACGCCGCCGATCCAGAACTGATCACCCAGAGCCAGCAGCTGCTGCCACCCGGACTCGTCGATGTCCTTGGGGCCGCCGGCGTCCTGGATGGCGGCCAGCGCATCGATCGCCTGCGAGGTCAGCAGCCACGACGGCCGCCTGCAGCTGACCTCCAACGACGCGCATGCGCACCGGCTCCCCGGAACGGTCAGCGAGCAGGCGTAGCAGGTACAGCACACAGCGAGCTCAGACGCGAACATCGGCTCGACGGCGGGAAGTCGGTCGGCCACCGCGACGAAGCAGGTCTCGTCGCACACCATGACCACCGCGCCGCCGTCCGTGGGCAGAAAGAACACAGGAGCCTCCAGGGCTCGGCCGGCCACCCGCCGGCGGGGCGGCGCCGGGACAGCGCCGCGGCCGGACACGTGCCGGCGGCCGGCGCTGCTGCATTCGTTGGCGGCGCCGAGGACCGCGGCGTCGACGTTCGGTTCGGTTCGGTCAGGTGGTTGGCCCTCGCTGCTGCGAGCGCAGCGCCGAGGACCGCGGGCATGGGGCCCGGTAGTTGCCTGATCGGCTGCGCTCGGTCCTCGTTGCTGCCATGGCAGCGGTGAGGACGAGCACGGTGACTGCTCCGGCGCGTCTACCGGTGGGCCGTGGTCCTCCCGATTGCGATGGCAGCGTCGAGGACGGAGGGGATGCTCGTGGGTTCCCCCCTCGGTGGCGCTTGATCCTCGTTGACTGCGATCGCGGCTGATGAACGGACGCGGGTGACTGCGCGAGCGTCTACGCGTTGCCGTCGTCCTCCCGTCTGCGTTGGCAGCGTCGAGGACCACGGAAGTGGCGCCTGGGATGCGCGCAATCGTGGGAACGGGTTCGCTGCGATCGCGTCGATCAGGACCCGGTAGGGGTAAGCGACACCGCGATGCATCGAAATGTCCCTCCCCGCGGCTACGGTGTGCGCTGGCACACGAACGACGGGGGCGACACGCGTGGCAGAGGCTGGTGGGGGAGCGGGTTCGGCACTCCCGGCGGCAGCGAAACGGCTCATCGATCTGATTGCCGAGCACCCCGATGGGCTGACCTCGGCTGAGCTCATCGCTGTCGCGCAGACCCGGTTTCCCCGGCTGGACCCTCGCCGGGTCACCGATCTGGTGGCTCGTGCGCTGGCCGCCGGTGCGGTGCACGAGACCGGAGGGCGGCTGCACGGGTTTACCGCGGCCATGCCGACCGCCACAACCTCAGCCCAGGAGACCGCGCCGGCACCGTCCGGTTCCCGGCCATTGCGTGCGGTTGCGCTCGATCTAGAGTCGGTGGTCAAGACGACCGCGACCGAGCCCTACCTCGACAAACGGATCTTCCAGATCGGTGTCGTCCGGTTCGGCACCGACGCAGACTGGGTGGCCGCCGACCCGCGACGCGACTGGTTCCTCGTCCTGCCTGACCCCAGCTGGGAGATCCGCTCGAGCGACCTGGCAGCCCGGCACGCCAACGGCGCGGTGTCTCCAGCGCAGGCGCTGGAGGAGCTGCACGCATACACAGCCGACGCGGACATGGTCGTCACCTACAACGGCACCGAGGCCGACTTTCGCCTGCTGGCGGCCGCCTACGAGCGTGAGGGACTGCCATCGCTGGCTCCGGCGCTGGTGGATGCGTACTACCTGACGCTGGCGCTGTGGCCGACCCAGCGCTCCCACCGGCTCGCTGAGCTCGCCGACGTCCTCGGGGTGGACCGGTCCGGGTTGGGCTGGCACGACGCCGGTGACGACGCCGAACTGCTGGCCCGGCTGATGCGCCACGCCGGCGACAATCTGACCAGCCGCCCGGCCGGCCTGGTCGACCTGATCGCCGCCGTGTGCGCGGACTCCCCGGCCTGGACGCTCGTGCGGCACCTGGCCGCGGCATCAGCTGGCGCCGCACCGGGGGAGGCGCACGGGACTGTCCGCGTACACGGCGTTGGCGACGTCGCCGCCGTCCTCGGCGGGCTTCTGACCGGTCACCAACCCCGCCGGCTGCCGCCGGGTACGCCGGCCACCGCCGCGCCCGGCCGCCGGTCGCTGACCGTGGATGCTGGTCTGCGCGGCGATGAAGGACGGGTGGATCCGGCGAAGCTGGCCCAGACCGAGCACCAGGGGAAGGCGCGCCGCCGCCCGGCACAGGAGGTGATGACCGCCGCGCTGCACACCTGGGCCGACGCCGGGGTACCGGCGCTGGTGGAAGCGCCGACCGGTACCGGGAAGAGCTATGCGGCGCTGGCCGCAGCGCTGGACTGGCTGGCCGGCGGACCGAATCGGACCGCGATCATCACGACGTTCACCAAGCAGCTGCAGGCGCAGCTGGCCGACGACGTCGCCTCACTCGACGCGCACGTGCCCGGGCTGCTCGCGGTCAGCGACGTGGTGAAGGGGCAGAGCAACCGGCTGTCGCTGCGGGCGCTCAGTGCCGCGCTGGCCGACGCGACCACCTTGGATGCCCGCCGCTCCCGACGGCCCGGGAATCGCAATCGGTTCCTGGAACGTCCGGCGTTCCGGGAACTACTGGCGTTCCTCACGCTGCGGTTGATCGCCTCGACCGACGTGCTTGCCTCGTGGGCGGCGCACTCGGTTGACCCGGTGGACTGCCCGGCGTTCTTCACCGGGTACGCCGGCCCGGTCCTGCCGGTGTGGCTTGAGTCGCTGAGCCAGGCCGCCAACGGGGAGTACGACGCCGGCTCCGGCACACCGGTGGCCGCTCACACCGACGCGGTCGCCGAGGCGCTGGCAACCCACCGGCTGCTGTTGGCCAACCACGCGCTGCTGCTGGCGCACATCGACGATCTGCAGGCCATGGGCTCGGACACGCTGCTCATCGTCGACGAGGCCCACCAGCTCGAGGACGCGGCGACCTCAGCACTGACGAAGACGCTGGACTACCGCGCCGTGGAGGATCTGCTCAGCGAGCTGGCCGCGTGGACTGACGGCGCCCGCCGCAGCCCGGAGCGCGATGCCGTGCTTGAGGCGGTAGGCAACCTGGAGATCCTGCTCGACCACGAGCAGCTGCCGCGGGTGGCCGGGCACGCGTTCGACGCGCGCGGCACCGGCGCCGGGGTGGTAGTTGGCTCCCGGACGGTCACGCTGGCCAGCGCGTACGCCGGCACCAGCGGCATCGGGCAGGTGCGCACGCTGACCTCGCTACTGCTGCGCTTGTCCGGTCAGTGCGAGGCGCTGGTCGGGGCGCTGTCGGCGTACCGGTCGGTGCACGGGCCGTCGCTGGACTTCTTCGAGCACGAGCGGATCGGGTCGCTGCTCGCCCGGTGCGCGCAGGTCGAGGGGGTGGGCCGGACCATCGTCGACGACGTCGACGCCATCATCGGCCCGTCGCTGGCCACCGGCGGGCCCGCGGCCTCCGTCCCCGGCATGGCTGGCCTCGCCAGTGGGCCGGCGAGCACTCCGGCCGCCGGCCCGAGCGGGGCATCAGTGGTGACCCGCGGCCCCGCCGCCGATGGCGGAGATCCCGATGCCGACGGCGGTGACCCCAACGACGACAGCGACGACCTGACCGATCCCGACGACCCCGCCCCTGATGCCGACGGCGATGATCCGGATGCCGACGGCACGGACGACGACGACAGCGCGGATGGCGATGATCGCGACGGCGACGATGACACGGCTGCGGTGCCGCTGGGTCCGCTGCCGCCGGGCACCTCCAACCGGGTCGTGTACGCCGAGGAGCTTGAGGCGCTGCGTGCGGGTCTGCGCCGCTACCGGTTCCGGATCGCGACCAGCCCGGTGGAGCTGGGAGCCGACACCGTCTGGCAGCAGTTCCTTGCCACCTTCGCCCGCACCTACTACGTGTCGGCGACGCTGCGGGTGGCCGGCAGCTGGCAGTTCATCCGCGACCGTCTCGGGTTGTCCCCAGCCATTCCGACGATGCACCTGCCGACCCCGTTCGACTACGCCAACCAGGCCGAGCTCGTCTGCTTCGCCGACTTCCCGTCCTGGGCCGAACAGTCCGACGGGGCCATGCGGACTGTGGCACACCAGCTGGCCGGCTACACCCGCGAGATCGTCACCCCGGTGGACCCTGCCCTTGACGTCGAGGGCAACGTGGTGCCGGGCTCCCGCGGCGGCTACGACGGCGGCGCGCTGGTGCTGACCACCGCCCGCTCGACCGCCGGCGGCATCGCCGAGTACCTCGCCTCCGGGCTGCGCGCCCGCGAGGACCAGACGCCGGTCCTGTCGGCACTCGTGCTGGGCAATCCCCGCGCGGTGCGGCAGTTCACCGACGCCGAGCACGGCGGCGGTGTGCTCGTCGGCACCAAGGGACTGTGGCAGGGCGTCGACGTTGCCGACGAGGAGCGGCTGCGGCTGGTGTGGATCAACAAGCTGCCGTTCGCGCCCTTCGCTGCCCCGGTCATCGAGGCCCGCCGCGCCGCGGTCACCGTCCGCGCCGAGGCGGCGCACGCCGACGACCCGGACGCAGTGGCCACTGAGCACTACTACCTGCCGCTGGCCGCGCTGCAGCTGCGCCAGGCCGCCGGCCGGCTCATCCGGTCCGAACGGCACCGCGGCGTCATCGTGATCAGTGACCGGAAGCTGGCCGGGCAGACCGCCCTGCGCCGTGCCTACCGGCAGACGTTCCTCGGGTCGCTGGACGACGGGCTGCTGCGCGACGATCCGGTCACCGGCGAGCGCGGCGGCGGGAACGTCATGCCGATGGCCGAGGGCTGGGCGCGGATCTGGAACTTCTACGCCCGCCACGGGTTGCTGAGCTCCGAGCGAGCCGATCAGTTGAGCACCCCTGATGCTCTCGATGAGCACACGCTGCTGCCGCAGACCCGCCGCATCCGGCAACTGGCGCTCACACCCACGCAGGTCGCCGAGCACACCGCCGCCGGAACCTTGGAAGCCGAGGTCCTCTCCCGGACGGCGACCGTCGGCGGGCTGCTGAACCTGTCCGACGACCCGGCCACTCTCAAGCCCGCGCAGCAGCAGGTCATCGCCGCCGTCGCCGCTGGCCGCAACGTCCTGGGCCTGCTGCCGACTGGGTTCGGCAAGAGCTTCTGCTTCCAGTTGCCGGCCCTGGTGCTGCCTGGGGTGACGCTGGTGGTGTCCCCGCTGGTCGCGCTCATGCACGACCAGGCCCTCGAGCTCAACCGCAGCATCGGCGGTGCGGTCCGCGCGCTGGTCGCGCCGCTGCGGGAGTCCTCCAGTCGGGCCGGGAAGACGGAGGTCGCCGATCAGCTGCTGGGCCGGGCCGACCACGGCATCCGAATGGTGTATGTGTCCCCGGAGCGGCTGTGCCAGCGCCGGTTCCGGGAGCTGGTCCGGGCCGCGGTCGCCGCCGGCGTGGTCACCCGGATAGCAGTCGACGAGGCCCACACGGTCGTCCAGTGGGACGACTTCCGCCCGTCGATGAGCCGGGTCGAGCAGTTCCTTGCGCAGCTGCGTCGTGACCACGGGCTGCCGGTCACCGCGCTGACGGCGACCGCGAACCGAACCGTGCTGGCCGGGCTACGCGAAGGAGTGTTCGGCCTGGACCCCGAGCCGGCCGGGGGGCCGGCCGGGGAAGCCGCCGAGGCCGCGGCCGGCACACTGCTCACGGTGCGGGAGAACCCGATCCGTCCGGAGCTGGCGATCTTCCGCCGGACCATGCGTCAGCAGAGCCCGGCGATCGTGGCGGGGCTGGCTGAGGAGGTCCTCGACGCGATCGACGACCACGCGATCTTCTACTGCCTGACGGTCAAGGAGGTAGTCGCGCTGCACGCGCACCTGCGCGACTACCTCGGCGAAGGTGGGGTGCGGATCCGCCGGTTCCACGGGCGGCTCACCGAGGCTGAGAAGTCCGCGGTGATGACTGAATTCCGGGAGGCGCCGCGCAGGGGTGAGGAGGGATTCGCGCCGCTGATCATCGTTGCCACGTCGGCGTTCGGGCTCGGCGTGAACCGTCCCGATGTCCGCACCGTGTTCTGCGTCAGCGCACCGACGGACCTGGCCGCGCTTTACCAGCAACTCGGGCGCGCTGGCCGAGACGCCGCCGGAACCGCCATCACCGGCGCCGACCCCGGCGACCCGGACGGCACTGGCGAGGACGCCACCGGACCGGCCGAGGACACTGGCGACGTCCAGACGCCCACCCCGGTGGGGGCCGCCGCGTGCAGCGCGGTCGAACCGCGGCGGGCGAACGTCGGGCTGACGCTGCTGACCACGCGAGGGTTGCGGCTGGTGCAGTTCATGACCGGCAGCGACTTGCGGCCCGGCCTGCTGGAGCAGATGGGCCGGGCGGTCTTGTCCGCGGGCACCGTGGTCGATGCCGCCGCGGTGGCCGACGACCTCATCGGCGCCGATCTCACCGCCGGGCACCTGACCGTCGATGAGGCCCGCAAGCCCCGGACCACCGAGGCGTACACCGCCGGGGTGATGCGTGCGCTGGCCGCGCTCGCCGGCCTGGGTGCGGTCAGCGACCTGGGGGACTTTCCGCCGCTGTGCACGATCAAGCCCGGCGAGCTCCTCAACGCCCCCCGTTCCGGCAGCTCCGCCGGGGGGCGGGGCACGGAGGCCGACGACGTCGTCGATGTCGTGG is a genomic window of Blastococcus sp. HT6-30 containing:
- a CDS encoding TIGR02679 family protein, with the protein product MTAADLPPQLRDYLAHPALAPLWTAVRRRLEGNRLAVTGAVSVDLDDAAAGRLSGLLGGHPVRPGRPRIRLETLDAALRRSIAGSGLISVLTALGGPLTDRAATRDRRQQAQAQLWSQMDAGLAAAGLAEAGWVPAYLEGVRRAGLLTRAGADAATAIEHAVRALQQLAPGTILTGAEEPTEPRRELAELAGAVTGDAHGLDDDRIASALVLRAASAAAGDPAPSSAAERRAGWDRLGVTTDQVSGTVLVWGLRPPGPHRWAALMGERADLGLATHLTLQELRAMAGQPVAVAGQRVHACENPQVLQAAARAGVLGPLVCFAGNPAAAGLQMLGRLLADGVEVAYHGDFDWPGIRITGRLLQRGAVPWRMGAADYDDAIRGLDPGTGLALSGSPADTPWDPALGARMRHVGVAAHEESLLPTLLQDLL
- a CDS encoding DEAD/DEAH box helicase, which encodes MAEAGGGAGSALPAAAKRLIDLIAEHPDGLTSAELIAVAQTRFPRLDPRRVTDLVARALAAGAVHETGGRLHGFTAAMPTATTSAQETAPAPSGSRPLRAVALDLESVVKTTATEPYLDKRIFQIGVVRFGTDADWVAADPRRDWFLVLPDPSWEIRSSDLAARHANGAVSPAQALEELHAYTADADMVVTYNGTEADFRLLAAAYEREGLPSLAPALVDAYYLTLALWPTQRSHRLAELADVLGVDRSGLGWHDAGDDAELLARLMRHAGDNLTSRPAGLVDLIAAVCADSPAWTLVRHLAAASAGAAPGEAHGTVRVHGVGDVAAVLGGLLTGHQPRRLPPGTPATAAPGRRSLTVDAGLRGDEGRVDPAKLAQTEHQGKARRRPAQEVMTAALHTWADAGVPALVEAPTGTGKSYAALAAALDWLAGGPNRTAIITTFTKQLQAQLADDVASLDAHVPGLLAVSDVVKGQSNRLSLRALSAALADATTLDARRSRRPGNRNRFLERPAFRELLAFLTLRLIASTDVLASWAAHSVDPVDCPAFFTGYAGPVLPVWLESLSQAANGEYDAGSGTPVAAHTDAVAEALATHRLLLANHALLLAHIDDLQAMGSDTLLIVDEAHQLEDAATSALTKTLDYRAVEDLLSELAAWTDGARRSPERDAVLEAVGNLEILLDHEQLPRVAGHAFDARGTGAGVVVGSRTVTLASAYAGTSGIGQVRTLTSLLLRLSGQCEALVGALSAYRSVHGPSLDFFEHERIGSLLARCAQVEGVGRTIVDDVDAIIGPSLATGGPAASVPGMAGLASGPASTPAAGPSGASVVTRGPAADGGDPDADGGDPNDDSDDLTDPDDPAPDADGDDPDADGTDDDDSADGDDRDGDDDTAAVPLGPLPPGTSNRVVYAEELEALRAGLRRYRFRIATSPVELGADTVWQQFLATFARTYYVSATLRVAGSWQFIRDRLGLSPAIPTMHLPTPFDYANQAELVCFADFPSWAEQSDGAMRTVAHQLAGYTREIVTPVDPALDVEGNVVPGSRGGYDGGALVLTTARSTAGGIAEYLASGLRAREDQTPVLSALVLGNPRAVRQFTDAEHGGGVLVGTKGLWQGVDVADEERLRLVWINKLPFAPFAAPVIEARRAAVTVRAEAAHADDPDAVATEHYYLPLAALQLRQAAGRLIRSERHRGVIVISDRKLAGQTALRRAYRQTFLGSLDDGLLRDDPVTGERGGGNVMPMAEGWARIWNFYARHGLLSSERADQLSTPDALDEHTLLPQTRRIRQLALTPTQVAEHTAAGTLEAEVLSRTATVGGLLNLSDDPATLKPAQQQVIAAVAAGRNVLGLLPTGFGKSFCFQLPALVLPGVTLVVSPLVALMHDQALELNRSIGGAVRALVAPLRESSSRAGKTEVADQLLGRADHGIRMVYVSPERLCQRRFRELVRAAVAAGVVTRIAVDEAHTVVQWDDFRPSMSRVEQFLAQLRRDHGLPVTALTATANRTVLAGLREGVFGLDPEPAGGPAGEAAEAAAGTLLTVRENPIRPELAIFRRTMRQQSPAIVAGLAEEVLDAIDDHAIFYCLTVKEVVALHAHLRDYLGEGGVRIRRFHGRLTEAEKSAVMTEFREAPRRGEEGFAPLIIVATSAFGLGVNRPDVRTVFCVSAPTDLAALYQQLGRAGRDAAGTAITGADPGDPDGTGEDATGPAEDTGDVQTPTPVGAAACSAVEPRRANVGLTLLTTRGLRLVQFMTGSDLRPGLLEQMGRAVLSAGTVVDAAAVADDLIGADLTAGHLTVDEARKPRTTEAYTAGVMRALAALAGLGAVSDLGDFPPLCTIKPGELLNAPRSGSSAGGRGTEADDVVDVVEERVVIAVLALPVRPTAPGKLHRQRLDVAALDGHLAATVAQYRAVADDAAGTWQLLADLHDRGLLDVSAAPSRRLITGLAVHATGLPGQFLTAVTGKAARAATEIALLRSFFADTATCANRKFADYFGVVDLPKGCCTTAANRCSACWDDPTWPAGETKPGVAVALETPRPRPAGTRTDATFARQRLDEQVHRLVWEVYHGVRARDVFRALRGEDSYYVPTTRRRVRLRTGLVNSRYFGANPAIRLDDIEDALVRLQAEKRVEPDGPRWREAGHLRRERARAISAAAAGGTGGRAGSAGTAGGTP